In one Rutidosis leptorrhynchoides isolate AG116_Rl617_1_P2 chromosome 8, CSIRO_AGI_Rlap_v1, whole genome shotgun sequence genomic region, the following are encoded:
- the LOC139863714 gene encoding uncharacterized protein, giving the protein MSVDAATATDDAVTGMFLINSVSARVLFDCGANRSFMSTTFCAKLNVPISVINKPLSVEVGDGRTVSVTKFVSGITIDIEGSLFPVTCIVMPIPSFDVVLGMNWLSDHKAGIKCDRKIIFFPVAVGKRVVARGDHGGFPCPLLSMMKAQKSLVKGCDSFLAYVIDVKKEKKVVSDIPVVSEYPEVFPDELPGILPIREVEYKIELVLGATPVAKVPYRLAPLEIHEMLS; this is encoded by the coding sequence ATGTCAGTAGACGCTGCCACTGCTACTGACGATGCAGTCACTGGTATGTTCTTAATAAATTCTGTGTCGGCTCGTGTACTATTTGACTGTGGAGCAAATCGCTCGTTTATGTCAACtacattttgtgctaagttaaatgtGCCTATTAGTGTAATAAATAAACCCTTAAGTGTCGAAGTGGGTGACGGTAGAACAGTTTCAGTCACAAAGTTTGTGTCTGGAATTACTATTGACATAGAGGGTAGTCTTTTCCCCGTGACTTGCATAGTGATGCCTATACCAAGCTTTGATGTAGTGTTAGGCATGAATTGGCTTAGTGACCATAAGGCCggtattaagtgcgataggaaaattATCTTTTTTCCGGTGGCTGTTGGGAAACGGGTAGTGGCTCGTGGTGATCACGGCGGGTTCCCTTGTCCATTATTGTCGATGATGAAAGCTCAGAAATCTTTGGTCAAGGGATGTGATTCTTTCTTAGCTTATGTGATCGAtgtaaagaaggaaaagaaagtcgTGTCCGATATTCCGGTGGTGTCTGAATATccagaagtgttcccagatgaattGCCAGGCATACTGCCGatcagggaagttgaatataagatcgaGTTAGTGCTAGGGGCTACGCCGGTTGCCAAAGTTCCGTATAGATTAGCTCCTTTAGAAATTCATGAAATGCTATCCTAA